The region CAAGGCTCCCTGCTTTTCGAGGATTGTTTTTATGCTCAACCGTACTCTTGCTTCGCATAAAATTTGTTTCCACAATTTGAATCCACAACTTATCTGTCACAAAAGGGCACAATTACAGTCATGTATGGTTAGTTATATAATCTACTAAGTGCACAATTTCACTCAAGACTACAAATGAATTTAGTTCGTGTGCATACACAATCTACCTAAAATGCATTGCATGGACCTAATAACATGTCATGTACCAATACAATTGCTAACAAAGCACGAATAGATGATGACATACATAATAACAATGCCATAACTATGCCTTAAAAAGTAAATACCATCCAACATCCAAGTGAGCCAATTCTCTTTCATGTCTGCACGCCATTTAGCATATTATTGCTGCATGGTTGTGGTGGCATGCTATTGTGCAGCAAGCAAGAGGTGGTGGTAGAATGTGTAGGAGTACTGTTATTGGGCTATTGACAAAGACTACAATAGTGGCTGAAGATGTTACTTATAATGTGTTCTTGCCCATGGTGGTGGCTCACTCTTTATCAGGTCAGATAATGGCCCATTGATTTTATGCTTCCATGGTGTTCTCATGTTGCCACAGTACTGCTAGGCTCTTGAGCTCTGCTTTATATCCTTTtccttcatttatttatctttttactttttatggTTCATGATGGAGGGAAAAGAATCTCTACAAAATCCATCAGAACTGTGTTTTCCTGTTTATCATATCGGAGAGAATTTTATAAATCGGAGCATCTTTAATCTGTCTATTGTTCCATCATTTATTGGCTTTAATCCTTGACTTCAACACAGAATCAATAAAGTGATTTCCAAGTCACTTTCTGCATCATTGTTTGGATTAGTCttgaaaaacaacaacaacaacaacatatccagcctttatcccactatgtggggtcggctacatgaattctagacttccatgtatttctgtcttttatcatatcctcgtttagatccatatatttcatatcaaattttaatgtctcttctaaagtcttcttgggtctacctctatctctttttgtgactaattgttccatttcatcaactctcctcacaggagcgtctcttagtctccttctcacatgaccaaaccatcttagtctagtctctctcatcttttcctcgattggcactactcctaccttattacgaataacttcatttctaattttatcctttcttatatgtccgcacatccatcttaacatcctcatctccgctacactcgtcttttgctcatgctggtatttgattgcccaactggtatttgattgcccaacattctgagccataccagtcttgtcctataaaattttcctttcaattttaatgggattttaccatcacataacacccccgatgcatttctccattttagccaacctgccttaattctatgtgcaacatcctcgtggatttctccttctttttcaatcactgatcccaaatatcgaaaatggtcttttctttgtaagatttggtcttctaattttattataacatcatccactcttgcatttttactaaatttgcattccatatattctgttttctttctacttaatttaaatcccttagattctaaattgtttctccacaactcaagcttagtgttcactccttcttttgtttcatccaccaacactatgtagtctgcaaatagcatacaccatggcacatctgtctgaatatctttagtgagttcatccattactagggcaaataagtatggacttagtgcagaaccttgatgcagtcctattgtagttgtaaatggttcaatatcccctccgcatgttctgacccttgtctctacaccatgatacatgtccttaagggcttgtatataggctattttgattcatttcttctctaaaaccctccataatacttctctagggaccctatcataggccttttctagatctataaacaccatatgtaggtccttctgatgatcccgatacctttccattagacgcctcagtaaatatatagcttccattgttgacctaccaggcatgaaatcaaactgattttctgacacctttgtttcctttctgagcctctgctctattactctctcccagagtttcatggtatggctcattaacttaattcctctataattttcacaattttgaacatctcctttgttcttgtatataggaaccaaagtactcttcctccactcatctggcatcttttttgatttaaggatggcgttaaatagttgcgttagccaggagatgtcctcttctcccatgcatttccatgcttctattggtatattatctggtcccactgccttgtgatttttcatcttgtttaatgcttgccttatttcatttgaacttatgcgtcgctAGAATtggtagctcacattcccttaggagttactaagatgtcccaacctaactcttgtgtcaccaccatcattgaataattttgtgaaatactccttccatctctccttaatcgctccctcatttactaaaacattttgattgtcatcttttatgcattttacttgatttaaatcccgtatttttctttctcttgctttagctaatttatatatatccctttctccatcttttgtattaagtcgtttatatagattctcatatgcttttgaccttgcttcactaacagctcgtttatatagattctcttgcaagttttcttatttttaattttcaattgtacctcttcattctaccaccaagactccttaaggttaggggctctaccatttgtctctccaaggactacctttgccgtgcttctcagagcattagccatttctttccacatttgatttgtctgtctttctccattccattcccttctaccccttaatttttctttgaagattagttgtttctccccttttaagttccaccacctgattcttggattttgttttatgtgattttttctcttccaatttcttacttggacgtgaagtactagaagtctatgttggaTTAGTCTTGAACTTTAGGAAAAATGAACTAGTGTGGTCAAACTAGAGGCAGGGTATTGTAACTGGTCAGAAGGCTTTTGATTTCATAGActggggaaaagaaaaaaaagaaaactaattcTGCCACCAGTATGAAGAGGCAAGCATTTGTCTCTTGAAAAGTTGGATTCTGCACCTTATATATGGAAAGATATTGCATTAACTGTCAATCTCTAAGtcttttacatttaattacttTGCTCTTGTCTCTTTGCAAACACCCATTGCTTCTGTTAATGTGATAACTGAATGTGAAACTTATTCATTTGGGATGAAATgattagaaaaatcaatttgcATGACTTCAATGATTGGGTTTTGAAGGTTGGTCTTACCACTTGTCATTGCACAAATGGGATGGAATTCTGTGCTAGATAGCTTTTGAGTTTAGAATCGGCATTATAAACATGAATAGCTGAGTTCTTCCTATACATTTGATTGAAATATAAATACCTATTTGTTGCCTTGGAGCTTTGTTATGAAGGTCATTTTACTATGGGTATGCAATATGCATCACTAGTTAGGAATATTATGGTTGATTGAACGAATGAGTTTTTCTTTCAATATTTGTCAATTAAGACAAAAGGAGCAAGTCACTCTTATTAGCTCAGGCAAACAAgttttatttaagttaaatatCTCACAGTTGAGTGAAAACTAATCATGAGATTCCTCTTCAATTTTGTTGTTGTACTTGAAATTCAAGACAATATTCTTAATTTAAGGATAGGTCTTATTGACTACTGAGTTGTTCTAATTCCCTTGAAAATATCTTTTGCTTTCATGTATATCCATTTTACCTTTAACAAATTCTGATGGTTAGGCTGCAATGCGCTCAGAAATCTGAATTCCCCCATATTTCTTATAAGCTTTGTTCTGATAAAGATTTTCACTAGATTGTTGGTGCAGAAAACCCAGTTTTGATGTCTGCCGCAGAACAAATTTTTAGTGCTGGTGGGAAGAGGATGAGGCCAGCTTTGGTATTTCTAGTGTCAAGAGCAACAGCAGAACTTGCAGGCTTGAAGTGAGCAGTGTGCTATTTTCTTCGTCAGTGTACTCTTTTGtgtaatattaaacaaaatgaatGTTTTATTTAATACAATCAATTACCAGGGAACTTACCAAAGAACATAGGCGCTTGGCAGAGATTATTGAGATGATCCATACTGCAAGCTTGATACATGATGATGTATTAGATGAAAGTGACATCCGCAGAGGTAACTTTTAGCTCTTTGCTGAAGCTCTGTgttttttgaaatgtttttgcTGCTATATGGCTTTTGCGAAGTGTTGTTCATTTCACATGTTGATTAGTATCCTTGAAATCTCATATCCATGTCAGACCCCAGCATGGTTGGTCCTTGTTAATGctgatttctaaattttgagTTGATTATGTCTGCTATTTGGGACTTGTTTGGACATACTTAAGCCCAATACAATTGTTTGTTTCAGTTCAGATTTTGTGTTgaaccccttcatcttctttgatGATGAAgtacctttttcttcttctctactTGTCTTTAacattgtatttttgttttcataacaATATTAGATTTGCCAAGCTTCATTGCTTTCAGTTGCATCTGGAGTTTGCAAAGAGCACAACCATTTCTAGTGACTAACAGATTCCTACAGCCCAGAGGATATTCCACCACCGTATGTGTCCCAATCCCACGTTATTAGTCTAAAAGAGAGGTCTTGGATGTATTACTTAGTGGATCTAAGATATAAATTGAGTTAGCATTTTTAGGTGCAGGCCCATAGTGCTATGGTCTGGACTTTCTGCTCCCAGCACGTTTCCAGCTTGTGCAAAGCCTCTGCATGCTACCTCAATGGAAACCTGTACGGACTTATGAAGTCTTAGATCAAGGACTATGATTTAATAATCTGTAGGAATACCTGTTGTCTAAGCTAATTTTCTTTCGCTAAGGCTGCTTTGCATATGTTGTATCTTTGGTTAAACAAACGCAAGAAAGGAGGGATTGATATGGTAACTTGTCCAGTTTTGTGCCCCGCAGAAACTGAGACTTTGATCATATGATGGCATGCCCATAAAATTTCTAATAGAACAGCTACAAGAGGTGCTACAAATAGTaccaaattcaattttttatccattCTCAACCTGCCCTAAGCAATTCTATTACTCATGTCATGAACTTATTCAGATTTGACTTGCTTTCTTCTAATAAAGCTGTTCCATATTGCTGGCTATTTGCAGGAAAGGAAACGGTTCATCAACTCTATGGTACAAGAGTGGCAGTGCTTGCTGGGGACTTCATGTTTGCTCAGTCATCATGGTACCTAGCCAATCTAGAAAATCTTGAAGTTATAAAGCTCATAAGTCAGGTACTCTTTACGAGTCCTTAAATACTGGAGTGCTTTAGTTGGCCATTATAGACTGTGGAAACTATAGAGAACATAAAGTTTTTGGCACCTTTAACAGGTTATTAAAGATTTTGCTAGTGGAGAAATAAAGCAGGCATCCAGTTTTTTCGACTGTGATGTCGAACTGGATGAGTATCTAATAAAGAGCTACTATAAAACAGCCTCTTTAATTGCGGCTAGCACCAAAGGAGCATCAATTTTTAGCGGGGTTGACAGTAGCGTTAGCGAGCAGATGTATCAGTTCGGGAAGAACCTTGGTCTGTCCTTCCAAGTAGTTGATGACATATTGGATTTCACACAGTCAGCAGAGCAGCTGGGTAAGCCGGCTGGAAGTGACCTGGCGAAAGGGAACCTTACAGCACCGGTGATTTTTGCGCTTCAGAAAGAACCAAAACTGAGGGAGCTTATTGAATCTGAATTCTGTGAGACCAGCTCCCTAGACGAGGCAATTCAACTAGTCAAGAGGCGTGGGGGCATCGAGAGTGCCCGAAATCTAGCAAAAGAGAGAGCCGACCAAGCAATCCAAAACCTTCAATGCCTTCCTCAGAGTGCGATTCGACGAGCATTGGAGGGAATGGTGAAGTATAATCTAGAGCGGATTGATTAGAAACTTGTCTTGAGCAGAGAATGTGATCAGACTTGATGCTTAAACCATTCTAACATGCAAGGTGAGGGCTTGAAGATTATCATCAAATGAAGCCCCTCTTCAGCAAGTGTTCACGCTTGCTTTGACAAGCTACTTGAGATTGGATATGTCTTCACAACAAATGGGAAATACCCATAGTtgttaaattaatattcaaattgAGAATCgaaatctttattttatgaatcgtgAATTGAGAATTGAATCGAATTGAATCATAAGATTCGGTacatattttcaatttcaactataaataatatatatccatagaaaataaataatgtgccactatgattaattcttttaaatataaatagatatataaatagataaataaacttttaaatatatttgctaagtttaaaattatatcaaaaggcaaaagtatatttatgttacctttaaattcaaattgtacTAAATTAAaccattttcaaaataacaagctaaaaaaaaaaaatgtacaacTATAAGATTACTAATAAATTTCATTATCCATAATCTTCATTAGTTATCAATCATTTTCAAGTTCAAGagtttcatcattttcatcatcttctttgttttcaaaaatagttaaattgaacaaatatttgattaaagcgcACATACAAACGAAGTCGCACGAATTGGATGAATTGGACAAATCATGTTATTCATGCGATTTACGATTGATTCGTCTGATTCATAGTTGATTATAAGAGATTTTCAATTCACCCTACaaattcgactcgatttctatataAATCGAGTCAAATCGTACAATTCGAATCATAAATCATACAATTCCAAGGGATTTTTTATTTACCTTATAGATTTGACTcgatttttatataaattgagtCGAATCGTATGATTCGAATCGTAAATCGTACGattctaacaataataaaaataccatTAGTAATACTACATATATTTGATGTAATGAATAGTACGTTCAATTCTATTGTTTTGCCAGCATAGATCAATGAATTTGTTGGTACATAATATAGTTCTGTACAAAGTTACACAAAGGTTgcttctgaaaaaaaaaaaaaaaattaaaggtctgagttacataatatatttctttacaaaattaagatatggttacatataaaaataacattactcGGCTCATTGTAAACTAATGAGcttttatattatcattgtAAAATTGTATTGTAATGTAAGTAAATAGAATGTTTATAATGTAAAGAGTGTAAAAAGTTTTATTGTgatcataaataaattacctAAAGAATCCATTTAggtattttatatttcaagtaTAATTGATCACTTATGTAAAAGTAGAGGCACGTGAGCTTGGGAGGTGCAAGCCACGggttgttaaataaaataatattttttaaaatttatagttataAATAAAGGTAAATTGCATATACGCTCTTGTGGTTTGACTCATTTATGAAGATGTCGCATGTACTTTAAGATTGGCCCTCAAAGTTCTCATATTTCCTATGTTTTGTGTACTTGGTGCATCCATCATCTTTAAAGGCTAATGCTGTCAGTTCTATGTCAAAATGATGTACTTTTgagttataaaataattaaaaattaaaaactacaactaaatttagccaaaataaaatttaacataaaaataaaaaataagaaatgttaGTTTGGAGCCATCTCTAAGAATAATTGAGTTTGCTAGAAATGATGTTATGGGAACCCATCAGTTTCTAGTAATTGATTTCAAATCCTGAACTTGGAGAAATGATGGGGGATGagataaagaaaacaaaaaagaataagagagaaaaattagaagccATTGCTGGGATTGATGAAAACTAAGAAGTCACCATCGCtatatttttatctctcaaCACATTTGTAGTACTATATGTAACACCCAATTTTCCATGCGTGTTATAAGTTGagacaattttgggataataatttttttctattcaaaactAATTCTAACCATATTATTCCTCATATCTAtcctaaaatttttattcatttatcttgaatgagaatcatcataaacattaaaatgcggaagcaaagatcgaatcttaactttaacattaaccaagAATAAGGTTTATATCTCGTCATTCTTCAAAATGTTCAGgtttcaaagtagcagaacttaaatgcATAGGCTACATAAACATATAGTCAATAcgtcatgcactttgctaagtgtcattacATGCCTCTTTCATCCTCATTTCTGTTACAATCTtcatttggaacgtttgaatattcagAGCAAAACCCAGGTTGGACGGTGAATCATATAAGTGAGGGTACAATAATCATATTTTGTGCATGAATACATAGTGCAAAATGTCCTCATTCATTTCGTTTGAGCCTATCGTGTCTTAATGCTACTCTCTATTTTTACGGCTTCCTTACCATGCCAAGGTGTATGGGTACACCATTGATAAAGCAGCAGAGCAGACCCGTACTCGCAAACATATgtaatgcatgatcaataatatcatcgtgagcATATACATATTTATCAACAAACGTGTAagtgcaatctacatgatatataACATTACCACGCATgccaacatgataaaaccatttacataaaatcgggttTAAGGTCGAACCACTTTCAAGTCATATCCATTTGCATAAAATCCAAATTCAGTTTGGAAAAACCAcccaccttaacttagcctcatAGGCTtcctcgatttacgtgccataacctcaaaatgcgtgcccagataatttcttgtatttggcATGCTCCTCTAGCCCCAAATTGATTCCtataattttctgaaatttccCGGAAGcctttccctatttttctccatttttctttcatttttcctattttttttctttttttcatccttcttcttcttcttcctctctacCTCATAGGCACGAACAGCCATGCGCACTAGCCCGTCGGCTATCCCTCCTAGGCCTCTGTCGGTCGCTGTTGCCGTCCTCTGCCAACGTCGCCAGCCCTCATAAGCCTCGCTGGACCACCGCCACACCACCATGATTGTTGACATTACCCATTATGATGCTGTCATAGCAGTTGCCCAATTACCGTGGCCAATTCTGGCCTCCAACCATCGGCCACCATCTCGCCGCCAAGCTCGCTGCCTCTGGCCAACCATCATTAGCTCCAGTTCTCTCTTGATCTCTCCATTTGCTTTCTGCTCTCTCTTGGCCATTGCTTGTTCCCTTTCTCCTCCCAATTGCTCCCTATTTATAGCTAATGCACCACCTCACCACCGACTCTCCTGCCTTGGCCATCACTTCTTGTATATATAACACTCCACTTGCAGAAGACTTAGCCATGAAGTTTGCAGAGGCATGGCCACGCACACACAtgcacagatatatatatatatatataactatatatattacattatgaTCTAAGGGAAATTTCACATTAGAAcccaaatttcatccttataTCACTTGGGTAATTTTCTAATCGCAAATACACCCTCAACCATTGAATTAATTTGCACTACGatactaaaaatacaaaattaataactccaagACTTACTTGATAAGGATGATTTTGCCCTATTGTCCTTACCGGGCTATTGTTTTATCCCGAAACCACCGCAGGGTTGATCCATACATAAAATCGAAGCCTTTTCAAGGTTTCATTGACTTTTCAGAAGTCCCTTATAACTATTCAATTTTTCAGGTTATATcttaactgtaccaaaaattgtccctattttgattgttttaagCATTATAAATCCCGTCTCAAGACACTCGTTAATGAtataccattttctttaaatatttacattctGGGGTACTCTCTTCCATTGATTCagttgtttaaaattattaaactatctTCTAAATCTTTGAACTTGACTATTCTGACATCacaaaatatgggatattacttattttgatttggggtgttacattacaGCGAAAAGAAAGGAATCTAGAATTTTCAGCTATTGTAACTTGCTAAAGACCTGTGACACCCCAACCCCTACTACCAGGTGTCACTGTAACCCACGGTTACAACCCCGACCTATCTCGAATGATGGTTATGCCCTGCCAACATAAAGTATTAAAGTAATGTGGGTGCTTTAAGTGGGATCCAGGCTTCGCCGCCTTTGACTGTCGAGAACTCGGGTTTAAAATGAATAGGTAACGAAAATTTACCCAATTCTCGTGCTCGATTAggcatttaaaatataaatccaatttccataataaatcaaaataagtacCAACATGCTCAATAAAATACTCCAACAGTCCaacatatttaaacatattttatatcctAATCGCAACCAACTGGTTCAAATTCCCAACAAACACACATACTGAGTTACTCATAGTAAGAACCTTAATTTgatcttaatcaaattttatttaagctATAGTCGTCTCCTGTAGTCAAATACAAAGTGCATATATACATTACAAAAATGACACAGAAACATGACCCACATCCTCATTATCTTCAATCACCATTAATCGGCAACTCTTCCACTAATACCGCTTTCATTTTCTTAGGCCTTGAGCCATCTGTTGGGTTAGTAGGGGTAAAGAAGTGAGTCTGGAGATTCAGTAAAGGCAATATGCAATGTAGTAAATTAATGAACATGacatcatatataaaaatgaagtgCAACATGCATACAAGCCCGTCAACCGCACAtatctcaggctctaggtggCCCCTAATGGTTTCCTCTAAGTCCTCATCTTAAGACTCTCACAGTCAAAAACCCATCACCCCATGCCTATGCACTTCCTCAACATCTTGTACAAGTCATGACAAAAGTAATTTACACACAAGGCATATTAAACTCTTACCTCAAAATGCGTGCCCAGATAATTTTCTGGCTTCAGCATGCTCTTCTAGCTCCAAATTAATTCCcataattttctgaaatttttcagaagtttttccctatttttctctgttttcccttcattttttcctattttcttttcttttctttttcctttattccttttcttttttttttcttttctttcttttctttcttttcttccttcttcttcatttttcctcacTGCTTCACGTCTGACGCCTACGTGCACTAGCCTACCTGCCTCCTGCCGCCTGGCCTCCGTTGGTCACCGTTATTGCCCTCCGCTGGCTACTTCTCGCCTCTGAGCGACTGTCACCACTGGCCACCTCCGCCGAGAGCCGCTGCAGCTTGCGCCTCACACAACCATGTAACACCTTGCCTCATGAGGAGTGATACTATAAGGGATTtatcaggatttttttttcatacacaGCTCGATACACATGGTGTTttaaagaacaatcttcacatgctcacaaaaatttgagaatccagtcttgcccatttaactatcaagatcaataaatCTAAGCTAAACAAGGCATTACGTAGCgaaaataataaaacttattATCATAGATTACTACCATCGTTCATACAACTGTCTTCAAATCTAATAAAGATTACATGACTTTAAGGAATGAAACTAGCGTCTATCCTGCTCGTACTCTATCAGCTTTAACTGACCATGTCTTCGCCCCTGTCGCAACCctcatctggaatgtttgaatgttccaggggtataacccagattagatgttgaatcatctaagtgatggcacaaaaatagtttatagaATGTATGTATGATCATGAGCATGACATATACAAATAAACACAATACATCAAACTTGAGAACTCTTCCTAGTATACTCAATCTCTTAGGTGTATATCGGCGGTCACCCGTGGAAGCTCCATTCCATATCATACGGTTGAGATTGACTTTGCCGCAACATACTTAATCTTTGGGGTGCACACTGACATCACCCGAGAAAAATCCCTTCCTCATTATGATTGAGATTAAcattgccccattctcaagaaggcCCCATCCCATCCCAACGAACAATTACAATGACATGAATCAAATATATCAATGCCACGAAAACCACTTACCATGTATTTCCATAAAACATACTTAGTTAATGCATCATgtaataaattcaatatgcaCAATATGCttggaaaattaaaacaatttggCAAAACAGGTCCATGGGACGTCTCTAGGTTTGGTGGGTAAAACCACACACTAACCAATCCTATTCACATAGAATAACCTAAGGTTTggagggtaaaaccactcactaACATATCACAAGACAAAACATTTATAATAAACTAAAATCAAGTGCTGGATTGAATcgctcaccttaacttagcctcccAGGCTTCCTTAGTATGTGTGCCTTGACCTCAAAATGTGTGCTTAGATCATTCCCTTACTTCGACATGCTTCtttagccccaaattaatttttaaaattttctagaagcctttccctattttttcccacatttttttattattttcttctattttctttttccttttctttttatttttttctttcttttctccttcttcttccttctcattcttctttgtttctctAGCTTATAGCCTGTGCACATCCTCGTGGCTACAGTTGCTTACCCCTTTTGCTAGTTGCCGCAGCCTGCTAGCACCACCATTAGCTGCCCCTGAATCGGCACAACCACTGGCCAGCCTTCTCCTGGCTGTTGTTCGCCTTCCGTTCGCGTTGCCATGGCGACGACTTGTAGCCATGGTTGCTGTCGGCTTGTTGCGGCCAACCACGACCACCACCAATTGCCTCCACTACAACTGTGCCCCCCCGACCATTACCAGCTTGCGCACAGCCCGTGCCCCCTGGCCACCACTAGCCTGCTCTGTTTTAACCATCGTTACTTGCTGTCAtttcttcatttccatttcttcttcattttgctTCCActcttcctctatttataggctacccATCGCCTTAAGagccttggccaccactccttGAAACCATCTTAGCCCCTAAGTTGGTAGAAGCTCCATCTCGAAGCTGGCCATGCAcacatgtacacacacacacacacacacacatatatatatatattgccccATAAGTTAaggaaaattacacatttaaaccccaaattcTGTCTTAATTTCACATGGgtaattccctaattgcaattataccctcaaacatcaatttaatttgcattatgatactgaaaatgcaaaattaataacttcaagcttactcgataaggacgatttagCCCCAATGTCCTCACCAGCCTAttatttcatcccgaaaccacctcaaggttgatccttacgaaaaaGCGGAGCCCTAAAGGGGCTCCGTTGACTTTCTGTAGGTTCCCTACAACAATTTGGTCTTTCAGACTGAACCGAaactgtatcgaaaactatttcagttccgatttcttttaataccataaatcctatctcataATACTTGTcaatgacatacctttttccttaggtaTCCAGACTCCAGAGCACTCATTACAATCAATTCGATACTAATAATTGTATGAGATTATACTTAAGTcccaaatcttttgaaaatttcacctatgacccaagttaaaattactcttgagtcctttgaaaatttttgggtattacaagtTGCCTACGCACATCCATTGTCATCGGCCGTTGCTATAGCTTCTAGTCGTCTCCGACCATCATCGCTAGCCAAGACGACCTCCTACCGTCGCTCACCGCGGCACCCAACCGTTGACCAACCCCATCGCCGCCCACTGCCACTACTCTAGCTAATGCTTTCGCTACTTTAGGCCATTGCTCGTCGTAGTCGCTAACCTCGATCAGTTGCCACCGGTCACCCCCTAATTTCAACCCTCTGC is a window of Diospyros lotus cultivar Yz01 chromosome 10, ASM1463336v1, whole genome shotgun sequence DNA encoding:
- the LOC127812046 gene encoding solanesyl diphosphate synthase 1, chloroplastic isoform X1, which codes for MMSMTCHYLEFGRTGLDLVGFRSSSNAKGARRRVRRGYGARRLVFCRGDIGRCRAFSTKTPETVVNGVSPGPPVVFDVNKERMGPISLPNLFQLVADDLQTLNENLQFIVGAENPVLMSAAEQIFSAGGKRMRPALVFLVSRATAELAGLKELTKEHRRLAEIIEMIHTASLIHDDVLDESDIRRGKETVHQLYGTRVAVLAGDFMFAQSSWYLANLENLEVIKLISQVIKDFASGEIKQASSFFDCDVELDEYLIKSYYKTASLIAASTKGASIFSGVDSSVSEQMYQFGKNLGLSFQVVDDILDFTQSAEQLGKPAGSDLAKGNLTAPVIFALQKEPKLRELIESEFCETSSLDEAIQLVKRRGGIESARNLAKERADQAIQNLQCLPQSAIRRALEGMVKYNLERID
- the LOC127812046 gene encoding solanesyl diphosphate synthase 1, chloroplastic isoform X2 is translated as MCRSTVIGLLTKTTIVAEDVTYNVFLPMVVAHSLSENPVLMSAAEQIFSAGGKRMRPALVFLVSRATAELAGLKELTKEHRRLAEIIEMIHTASLIHDDVLDESDIRRGKETVHQLYGTRVAVLAGDFMFAQSSWYLANLENLEVIKLISQVIKDFASGEIKQASSFFDCDVELDEYLIKSYYKTASLIAASTKGASIFSGVDSSVSEQMYQFGKNLGLSFQVVDDILDFTQSAEQLGKPAGSDLAKGNLTAPVIFALQKEPKLRELIESEFCETSSLDEAIQLVKRRGGIESARNLAKERADQAIQNLQCLPQSAIRRALEGMVKYNLERID